The proteins below are encoded in one region of Patescibacteria group bacterium:
- the serS gene encoding serine--tRNA ligase, whose protein sequence is MLDIKYIREHPEEVRQNIINRRVDPARADVDKLLLLDGRKNKLIVEIETMRATRNRLAEELKDEKKRTPEKIDEGKKLKEGIDILEKELAEVETDFQNVMDWIPNMLLPDVPIGKGEDDNLEIKAWTPKEGNFPKDKLGLKDSSEKWMPAFKFPAKDHVELGKELDIVDTEQSALVSGSRFYYLKNEAVLLQYAVFELLKEKLLKEGFTPMVVPLLVKGRVLYGSSHFPGDADQVYKIENKNVEENTDLYLVGSSEPSLFGYYLDKTLDHTQLPQKFFAITSCFRSEVGSWGKDVRGIKRVHQFDKLEMDTLTLPEKSGEMQDYLLGINEWLLQQLKLPYHVILMCSGDAGYFATAKKYDFEVWLPVSKTFVEMGSDTDATDFQARRYNTKFVTKDGEKEFVHNVNDTGITNARTIIAILENYQNPDGTVTVPEVLQKYVGRKLITPQK, encoded by the coding sequence ATGTTAGACATTAAGTATATTCGCGAACATCCTGAAGAAGTTAGGCAAAATATCATTAACCGCCGGGTTGATCCGGCGAGAGCTGATGTGGACAAACTCCTGCTTTTGGACGGACGCAAAAACAAACTGATTGTCGAAATTGAGACAATGCGCGCAACCCGAAATCGTTTGGCTGAAGAGCTTAAAGACGAGAAAAAGCGCACTCCCGAAAAAATAGACGAAGGAAAAAAACTCAAAGAAGGCATTGATATTTTAGAAAAAGAACTGGCGGAAGTGGAGACCGATTTCCAAAATGTTATGGATTGGATTCCGAATATGCTTCTTCCTGATGTGCCAATCGGAAAGGGCGAAGATGATAATTTGGAAATTAAAGCCTGGACACCAAAAGAGGGAAATTTTCCCAAAGATAAATTGGGGCTTAAAGATTCTTCCGAAAAATGGATGCCCGCTTTTAAATTTCCGGCTAAAGACCATGTGGAATTGGGAAAAGAGTTAGACATTGTTGACACCGAACAGAGCGCCTTGGTTTCCGGCAGTCGTTTTTACTATTTGAAAAACGAAGCGGTTTTGTTGCAGTACGCTGTCTTTGAACTCTTAAAAGAAAAACTTCTTAAAGAAGGTTTTACTCCAATGGTTGTCCCTCTTTTAGTTAAGGGGCGGGTCTTATATGGTTCCTCTCATTTTCCTGGAGACGCCGATCAGGTTTATAAGATCGAAAATAAAAATGTGGAAGAAAATACCGATCTCTACCTGGTCGGTTCTTCAGAGCCGTCGCTTTTTGGTTACTACCTGGACAAAACTTTGGACCATACTCAATTGCCCCAAAAGTTCTTCGCCATTACTTCCTGTTTCCGTTCAGAGGTTGGATCCTGGGGTAAAGATGTCCGGGGGATAAAAAGAGTCCATCAGTTTGATAAATTGGAGATGGATACTCTGACTTTGCCGGAAAAATCCGGAGAAATGCAGGACTATCTTTTGGGAATAAATGAATGGCTGCTGCAACAGTTGAAGCTGCCTTATCATGTTATTTTGATGTGTAGCGGTGACGCCGGTTATTTTGCCACAGCCAAAAAATACGATTTTGAAGTTTGGCTACCGGTCTCCAAAACTTTTGTCGAGATGGGAAGCGACACCGATGCAACTGATTTCCAGGCCCGACGCTACAACACTAAATTTGTCACCAAAGACGGAGAAAAAGAGTTTGTTCATAATGTTAATGACACCGGCATAACCAACGCCAGAACAATCATCGCTATTTTGGAGAATTACCAAAATCCCGATGGAACGGTGACGGTGCCGGAAGTACTGCAAAAATATGTCGGCAGAAAATTGATTACTCCCCAAAAATAA
- a CDS encoding HDIG domain-containing protein, which yields MNISRSQALDLLHSKMQNQNLRRHCYSVEAVMRALAKHFDGNEDVWGIVGLLHDGDYEQTKEDMANHSVLMAKWVQDLGETDKDIVSGIKSHGASHRGEEPKNKMEWSLFCCDELTGLIVATTVVQPDKKLSGVTVEKVLDKFKTKSFAAGAKRENIVLCEEKLGIPLPQFVGIALRAMKEIAPEIGL from the coding sequence ATGAATATCAGCCGTAGTCAGGCGCTGGATCTTCTCCACTCGAAAATGCAAAACCAAAACCTGCGACGACACTGTTATAGTGTCGAAGCGGTTATGCGTGCCTTGGCAAAACATTTCGACGGCAATGAGGATGTCTGGGGAATTGTGGGATTGCTACACGACGGCGATTACGAACAGACAAAAGAGGATATGGCTAACCATTCAGTTTTAATGGCAAAATGGGTACAGGATCTGGGGGAAACGGATAAAGATATTGTCAGCGGTATCAAATCCCACGGTGCGTCACATCGGGGGGAAGAACCAAAGAACAAAATGGAATGGTCCCTGTTTTGCTGTGACGAATTAACCGGTTTAATAGTAGCTACGACGGTAGTGCAACCGGATAAGAAGTTGTCTGGAGTGACAGTCGAAAAAGTTCTCGACAAATTTAAGACCAAATCTTTCGCCGCCGGGGCAAAGCGTGAGAATATTGTCCTTTGTGAAGAAAAACTGGGAATTCCTTTGCCGCAGTTTGTGGGAATTGCTTTGAGGGCGATGAAGGAGATCGCGCCGGAAATTGGATTGTAG
- a CDS encoding OB-fold nucleic acid binding domain-containing protein — MAEPIENLRKVRLEKLEKIRAFGINPYPSKFAKKQTVAQSRTMLDKRVQTAGRITTFRAHGAIVFADLVDESGEIQLLFHKDELLDLLDIGDFVGVIGKMVTTKAGEITIDVEKYELLSKSLRPLPSEWFGIKDEETRFRQRYLDLILNPDLKILFRKKAVFWQSMRDFLINKGFLEVETPALEATAGGASANPFKTHHDALDIDLFLRISMGELWQKRLMVAGFEKTFEIGRQFRNEGLSREHLQDYTQMEFYWAYANFEDSMALVEKMYKFVAATTFGKLEFEINGHKISLDKKWGRIDYRETIKKTTGKDVDKMTDAAEIDQLWKSVRKDISGPVFLTGHPVAVSPLAKRSEEDPQTTERYQVIIAGSEVGNGYSELNDPLDQEERFQKQQEARNKGDLEAQMEDRDFVTALEYGMPPVTGFGVSERLFAFLANLPVREAVLFPLMRPE, encoded by the coding sequence ATGGCCGAACCGATCGAAAATCTGCGGAAAGTCCGTCTGGAAAAACTGGAAAAAATCAGGGCGTTCGGGATAAATCCTTACCCGTCAAAATTTGCTAAAAAGCAGACGGTCGCCCAGAGCCGGACAATGCTGGACAAAAGAGTCCAAACTGCCGGGCGGATTACTACCTTTCGGGCTCACGGCGCCATTGTTTTTGCCGATCTTGTCGACGAGAGCGGAGAAATCCAGCTTCTCTTTCATAAAGACGAGTTGCTGGATCTTTTGGATATCGGCGATTTTGTCGGAGTAATCGGCAAAATGGTGACTACCAAAGCCGGCGAGATCACAATTGATGTTGAAAAGTACGAGCTTCTTTCGAAATCTCTTAGACCGCTGCCCAGCGAGTGGTTTGGAATTAAAGACGAGGAAACAAGGTTTCGTCAGAGATATCTTGATCTAATTCTTAATCCCGATTTAAAGATTCTCTTTCGAAAGAAAGCGGTTTTCTGGCAAAGCATGCGCGATTTTTTGATCAACAAAGGTTTTCTGGAAGTAGAAACTCCTGCTTTAGAAGCCACGGCGGGCGGAGCCAGCGCCAATCCGTTTAAAACTCATCATGACGCCCTAGATATCGATTTATTTCTTCGAATTTCTATGGGAGAGCTATGGCAAAAAAGGTTAATGGTGGCCGGGTTTGAAAAAACTTTTGAAATTGGCCGGCAATTCCGCAATGAGGGACTTTCACGCGAGCATCTTCAGGACTATACCCAGATGGAATTTTATTGGGCTTATGCCAACTTCGAGGACAGTATGGCATTGGTTGAAAAGATGTATAAATTTGTCGCCGCCACGACTTTTGGTAAACTGGAATTTGAGATTAACGGCCATAAAATCAGTCTGGATAAAAAGTGGGGAAGAATTGATTATCGGGAAACGATTAAAAAAACGACCGGAAAAGATGTGGATAAGATGACTGACGCAGCCGAAATTGATCAACTTTGGAAGTCGGTGCGCAAAGATATTTCCGGTCCGGTGTTTTTGACCGGCCACCCGGTAGCAGTTTCGCCTCTGGCGAAACGATCTGAAGAAGATCCGCAAACGACAGAGAGATATCAGGTAATCATTGCCGGCAGTGAAGTGGGTAATGGTTACTCTGAACTAAACGATCCGCTTGACCAAGAAGAAAGATTTCAAAAACAACAGGAAGCGAGAAATAAAGGAGATTTGGAAGCCCAAATGGAAGACCGGGATTTTGTAACTGCCTTGGAATATGGTATGCCGCCGGTGACCGGTTTTGGAGTGAGCGAAAGGTTATTTGCATTCTTAGCCAACCTTCCTGTTCGGGAAGCGGTGTTATTTCCCCTGATGCGTCCCGAATAA
- a CDS encoding L,D-transpeptidase, with amino-acid sequence MARFLPLIVGLVVLIAAITWPRSELTSKAFVQEIYNASGQLDPTASKGVWFNKDVSVPDDELARIIGQIPPVLGASTGTKWIDVDLTTQTLRAYEGDTVVYQFPVSTGLPWFPTVTGSFRIWAKIKAQRMTGGDVAAGTFYDLPNVPFVQYFYKGYGLHGTYWHHDFGKPRSHGCVNLSIPDAEKLFYWTNPALPDGKYSLTNIDPNESTQVIIHGTTPTNIY; translated from the coding sequence GTGGCCCGCTTTCTCCCTCTGATTGTCGGTCTGGTTGTCTTGATAGCGGCAATTACCTGGCCCCGGTCCGAACTGACCTCTAAAGCTTTTGTTCAGGAAATTTATAATGCTTCCGGTCAACTCGATCCCACGGCCAGCAAGGGTGTCTGGTTTAATAAAGATGTCTCCGTGCCTGATGATGAATTAGCCAGAATTATTGGGCAAATTCCTCCGGTTTTGGGAGCGAGCACCGGGACAAAATGGATTGATGTCGATCTGACAACTCAAACACTGCGGGCTTATGAAGGTGACACAGTTGTCTATCAATTTCCCGTCAGCACGGGCCTTCCCTGGTTTCCCACGGTTACCGGAAGTTTTCGGATTTGGGCTAAAATTAAGGCTCAGCGGATGACGGGTGGGGATGTGGCCGCCGGAACTTTTTATGATTTACCCAATGTTCCTTTTGTCCAATATTTTTATAAAGGCTATGGTTTGCACGGCACTTACTGGCATCATGATTTTGGTAAGCCCCGGTCGCACGGCTGTGTTAATTTGAGTATTCCTGACGCGGAAAAACTTTTTTACTGGACTAATCCTGCTCTTCCCGACGGTAAATATTCTCTGACTAACATCGATCCTAACGAGAGTACGCAAGTCATCATCCACGGCACCACCCCTACCAACATTTATTAG
- the greA gene encoding transcription elongation factor GreA, which produces MKNDTFVVTAEGLEALKKELDELKNVKLPEVIARVSKAREDGDLSENSAYQFGKQEQEFLEGRVDELEDIISKAVMAGKSSAKGAVDVGCKVTVTISGKRQTFSIVGDWEAKPAEKKISGSSPLGKALLGKKVGEKAEVDAPAGKLTYTITNIE; this is translated from the coding sequence ATGAAAAACGACACTTTTGTGGTCACCGCCGAAGGTTTAGAGGCCCTCAAAAAAGAGCTTGACGAACTGAAAAATGTCAAACTTCCTGAGGTGATTGCCCGTGTGTCAAAAGCCCGGGAAGACGGAGATCTTTCAGAAAACAGCGCCTACCAATTTGGTAAACAGGAGCAGGAATTTCTAGAAGGCCGGGTCGACGAGTTGGAAGACATTATTTCCAAGGCAGTCATGGCTGGGAAATCCAGCGCTAAGGGCGCGGTTGATGTCGGCTGTAAAGTTACGGTCACAATTAGCGGCAAAAGGCAAACTTTTAGCATCGTGGGTGATTGGGAAGCTAAACCAGCCGAGAAGAAAATTTCCGGCAGTTCCCCCCTAGGAAAAGCATTATTGGGTAAAAAGGTAGGCGAAAAGGCCGAAGTTGACGCCCCTGCCGGCAAACTCACCTATACTATTACTAATATCGAGTAA
- a CDS encoding glutamate--tRNA ligase, producing MDNKVRTRFAPSPTGMPHIGHLRTAAYAYALAKHNNGDFILRIEDTDQKRYVPEAIETLKNMLKTFGLNWNEYYVQSERLEIYKKAAEQLVASGHAYESEGAIKLKIPKNETVSYRDFVFKEEIKWNTNDVYEPVLLKSDGFPTYHLAAPVDDHEMGITHILRGYDWMSSTPIHLLVFKYLGYQAPEIGHLTDIQSPEGGKLSKRKGSTSISDFLNDGYLSEALFNFVILLGWAPKDNREMFTLEEFVKYFDENGFQKSNPRFVPDKLNWFNQQYIKRLSDEELAKKIKSYSKHSLEEIKKVLPLVRDRLVTLKDFDNLVEYFFEKPKAEKQNHQILSHAISVLEKNFDGKVLEEKARAFCAEKNIKVGEYFMALRVAVTGRTATPPLWDIMQTLGEKETLERLKSAYEIAA from the coding sequence ATGGACAATAAGGTTCGAACGCGTTTTGCCCCCTCTCCAACCGGCATGCCGCATATCGGTCATTTACGCACCGCCGCTTATGCCTATGCTTTAGCCAAACACAATAACGGTGACTTTATTTTACGGATTGAAGATACCGACCAAAAACGCTATGTTCCCGAGGCTATTGAGACCCTAAAAAACATGTTAAAAACCTTCGGGCTAAACTGGAACGAATATTATGTTCAGTCAGAGCGCCTGGAAATATATAAAAAGGCCGCTGAACAATTGGTTGCTTCCGGCCACGCCTACGAATCGGAGGGGGCTATCAAACTTAAGATCCCCAAAAATGAAACTGTCTCGTATCGGGATTTTGTTTTCAAAGAAGAAATAAAATGGAACACCAATGATGTTTACGAACCGGTTCTCTTAAAATCCGACGGCTTTCCCACCTATCATCTGGCTGCCCCGGTTGATGACCACGAAATGGGTATTACTCACATTCTCCGTGGTTATGACTGGATGTCGAGCACTCCAATTCATTTATTGGTATTCAAATATTTAGGTTATCAAGCCCCGGAAATCGGCCATTTGACTGATATTCAATCTCCGGAAGGCGGCAAGCTCTCAAAAAGAAAAGGTTCTACCTCTATTTCCGATTTCCTGAATGATGGTTACCTATCTGAAGCCTTGTTTAATTTTGTAATTTTATTAGGCTGGGCGCCAAAAGATAACCGGGAAATGTTTACTCTTGAAGAGTTTGTGAAATATTTTGATGAAAATGGTTTTCAAAAATCTAATCCAAGATTTGTTCCGGATAAACTGAACTGGTTTAATCAGCAGTATATAAAAAGACTTAGCGATGAGGAGTTGGCAAAAAAGATTAAAAGTTATAGCAAACATTCTTTGGAAGAAATTAAAAAAGTTCTTCCGCTGGTCCGTGACCGGCTGGTTACCTTGAAAGATTTTGACAACTTAGTTGAATATTTTTTCGAGAAACCGAAAGCTGAGAAACAAAATCATCAAATTTTGAGTCACGCTATTTCCGTCCTGGAAAAAAATTTCGACGGGAAAGTGCTTGAAGAAAAAGCCCGGGCTTTCTGTGCCGAGAAGAATATCAAAGTCGGAGAGTATTTTATGGCTTTGCGGGTCGCGGTCACAGGCAGAACCGCCACCCCACCGCTTTGGGATATCATGCAGACTCTCGGCGAAAAGGAAACTTTGGAAAGACTTAAATCTGCCTATGAAATCGCAGCTTAA
- a CDS encoding acyltransferase has product MRKEIDILKGIAILAVVFLHFNGFWFSQTKDFVSSLFFDQLVRFSVPLFIALSGYLLAGKYLSRSLSLIDFYLRRVTKLLPLYLLWSVIISLALSQPITIDSLLWGRADYQLYFVPVIFQFYLLFPLLFFLAKRQRYLLLAIGLIIQLIAFRLLGNLPDQEQYRNASIWIYYFILGIFFAFGKPKIPDFIFLIITLLGFVWMFNNALDAWQHGVNLIVVTLTSRPQVIAYSTGVIGLAIVYGEKLRRLPLVVIGKYSYLIYLCHTLFLRLIFTYLVPQISQGDTVRILILGVSGVILSLSPGILKKLPVTRYNCESAGRRTWQSHIIG; this is encoded by the coding sequence GTGCGCAAAGAGATCGACATCCTGAAAGGTATTGCGATTTTGGCTGTCGTATTCTTGCACTTTAATGGTTTCTGGTTTTCCCAAACAAAAGATTTTGTTTCCAGTTTATTTTTTGACCAGCTGGTCCGGTTTTCCGTCCCGCTATTTATTGCTCTATCAGGGTATTTGCTCGCCGGAAAATATTTATCCCGGTCGCTTTCTTTAATAGATTTCTATCTGCGCCGGGTCACCAAACTTTTGCCGCTTTATCTTTTGTGGAGTGTCATTATTTCTCTGGCCCTGAGCCAACCGATCACTATTGATAGTCTTCTTTGGGGCCGCGCGGATTACCAGCTGTATTTTGTCCCGGTAATTTTTCAGTTTTATCTTTTGTTTCCGCTTCTTTTTTTTCTTGCAAAAAGACAACGGTATCTGCTGTTAGCAATTGGCTTAATTATTCAGTTAATCGCTTTTCGTCTTCTTGGTAACCTTCCGGACCAGGAGCAGTACCGTAACGCCTCGATTTGGATTTACTACTTTATCCTGGGAATCTTTTTTGCTTTCGGCAAACCCAAAATTCCGGACTTTATTTTTTTGATTATTACCCTTCTTGGTTTCGTCTGGATGTTTAATAATGCTTTGGACGCCTGGCAACACGGCGTTAATCTAATCGTGGTTACCTTAACTTCCCGCCCTCAGGTAATTGCCTATTCAACTGGAGTCATCGGCCTGGCGATTGTGTATGGTGAAAAACTACGGCGACTACCTCTGGTAGTGATCGGTAAATATTCCTATCTAATTTATCTTTGCCACACTTTATTTTTGCGCCTGATCTTTACCTATTTAGTACCACAAATTTCTCAGGGAGACACCGTTCGAATATTAATTCTGGGTGTTTCGGGAGTTATTCTTTCCCTCAGTCCTGGGATCCTCAAAAAACTTCCGGTAACTCGTTATAATTGCGAGTCCGCCGGACGGCGGACGTGGCAATCCCATATAATTGGGTAG
- a CDS encoding GIY-YIG nuclease family protein, whose product MEEKYFVYITTNKYNQVLYTGSTKNLIRRATEHKYHLSQGFSSWYNATKLVYFEEVPTLEAALKREKQIKSWSRVKKLKLIWSKNLLMKDLSSIL is encoded by the coding sequence ATGGAAGAAAAGTACTTTGTCTACATTACCACCAACAAATACAACCAGGTTTTATACACCGGTTCCACTAAAAACCTGATCCGGAGAGCCACGGAACACAAGTACCATTTGTCTCAAGGCTTTAGCAGCTGGTATAACGCTACCAAGCTAGTTTACTTTGAAGAGGTGCCAACACTAGAGGCGGCTTTGAAAAGAGAAAAGCAAATTAAATCCTGGTCCCGAGTTAAGAAGCTAAAACTAATATGGAGCAAAAACCTCTTAATGAAAGACTTGTCCTCAATTTTATGA
- a CDS encoding replication-associated recombination protein A, with protein sequence MNLAYELRPKNLNEFIGQSHLVGEGKILSRMISQKNLSSMIFWGPPGSGKTTLAHIIANATSADFHALSAVTAGKDDLTKIVETARENLKKKQRTILFIDEIHRWNKAQQDALLPHVESGLITLIGATTENPSFEVISALLSRSRIFVLQGLGVDDLKKILNRGVKQYKKTIDKEAEELLIRLSGGDARIMLNAYELAATNYRVKIITPEIIKEVFQTQTAGIYDKKADEHYNTISAFIKSMRGSDPDAALYYMVRMLENGEDPKFIARRMLIFAAEDIGLADRGALIQANGCFEAVTKIGLPEAQLILAGTVLYLATSKKSRAVANALEKARSAVLEYPNEPIPLHMRNAPTKLMKELGYAKNYQWSEKYVGPTNAVHFLPDRLKDRKFFDDPRTVR encoded by the coding sequence ATGAACCTCGCCTATGAGCTGCGCCCCAAAAATTTAAACGAATTTATCGGCCAAAGCCACCTGGTCGGGGAAGGAAAAATTCTTTCCCGGATGATTTCCCAGAAAAATCTTTCTTCGATGATTTTCTGGGGGCCGCCGGGGTCGGGCAAAACCACGCTAGCCCATATCATTGCCAACGCTACCAGCGCTGATTTTCATGCGCTTTCTGCCGTGACGGCCGGAAAAGATGACCTGACGAAAATAGTGGAAACGGCTAGGGAGAACTTGAAAAAGAAACAGCGGACGATACTATTTATAGATGAAATTCATCGCTGGAATAAAGCCCAGCAGGATGCTCTTTTGCCTCATGTCGAAAGCGGATTGATTACATTGATTGGCGCGACGACGGAAAACCCGTCGTTTGAAGTAATCAGCGCCTTACTTTCACGAAGCAGAATATTTGTTTTACAAGGGCTAGGCGTAGATGATCTGAAGAAAATATTGAACCGCGGGGTAAAACAATACAAAAAAACTATCGATAAAGAAGCGGAAGAACTATTAATCCGGCTATCGGGCGGGGACGCCCGGATTATGCTGAACGCCTATGAACTGGCGGCAACAAATTACCGGGTAAAAATCATTACTCCGGAAATAATTAAGGAGGTTTTTCAGACGCAGACGGCCGGGATTTATGACAAGAAAGCCGACGAACACTACAACACTATTTCCGCTTTTATTAAATCGATGCGGGGATCTGATCCGGACGCGGCGTTGTACTATATGGTAAGAATGTTAGAGAACGGGGAAGACCCAAAGTTTATTGCCCGGCGGATGCTGATCTTTGCGGCGGAAGATATCGGGCTGGCGGATCGAGGAGCATTAATCCAGGCGAACGGCTGTTTTGAGGCGGTGACGAAAATCGGTTTGCCGGAAGCGCAGTTGATTCTGGCGGGTACTGTCCTTTATTTGGCTACTTCTAAGAAGTCGAGAGCGGTGGCCAACGCTTTGGAAAAAGCCAGAAGCGCGGTACTGGAATACCCGAACGAACCGATACCCTTGCATATGAGAAATGCCCCAACAAAACTGATGAAAGAACTTGGTTATGCCAAAAACTATCAATGGTCGGAAAAATATGTCGGCCCGACTAACGCAGTCCACTTCTTACCCGATCGGTTGAAGGATCGAAAGTTTTTCGATGATCCAAGAACTGTTCGCTAA
- the cadA gene encoding cadmium-translocating P-type ATPase, which yields MSATDLSITGMHCASCALLIEQSLNKTKGVQKANVNYAAEKARVTFDDSQTTIEDLVKAVEKAGYKAALKENPLQHEEETVLFKKKFIAALILSLPLLVFMFWKPPFYEYISLILATPIQFLIGKSFYQSAWSALRMKTFNMDSLIAIGTSVAYFYSLINLILGNSDLYFETAAFLITFVILGKYLEAKAKGRTSDAIKKLMGLQAKTARLANGKDIPIEEVKTGDILLVRPGEKVPVDGVIVKGSSSIDESMVTGESLPVEKQIKDTVIGATMNKTGSFEFKATKVGAETMLAQIIKLVEEAQGSKAPIQAFADRISSYFVPAVIGIAILTFVIWYLILGTSLTFALMAFTAVIVIACPCALGLATPTAIMVGTGKGAENGILVKGGEPLEAAEKINAIVFDKTGTITHGKPEVTDIIGNKETLKIAASLEKHSEHALAEAIVNKAKEDKLTLSEVTKFKAIPGQGIEGYIGKTKYFFGRPKLTSEIENLEKQGKTVMSLTANGKVLGSVAVADTVKDTSKEAVEKLQKSGIAVYMITGDNARTAKAIASQVGITNILSEVLPEDKANEVKKLQEAGKKVAMVGDGINDAPALAQADLGIAMGSGTDVAMESGGIVIIKNDLRDVANAIDLSKTTMNKIKQNMFFALFYNVIGIPIAARVFMFAGLILRPELAGLAMALSSVSVVSNSLLLRGYQPGKKNLISAYAPIIMVALFALLFVQFARFSSGITGMK from the coding sequence AATCCTCTCCAGCATGAAGAGGAAACAGTCCTTTTTAAAAAGAAATTTATTGCCGCTTTAATTCTGTCCTTGCCTCTTTTGGTATTCATGTTTTGGAAGCCGCCATTTTATGAATATATTTCTTTAATACTGGCTACCCCTATACAGTTTCTTATCGGTAAATCTTTTTACCAAAGCGCCTGGTCGGCCTTGCGAATGAAAACTTTCAACATGGATTCTTTAATCGCCATTGGGACTTCGGTAGCCTATTTTTATAGTCTCATCAATTTAATTCTGGGTAACAGCGATCTATATTTTGAGACGGCGGCGTTTTTAATTACGTTTGTCATTTTAGGAAAATATTTGGAAGCCAAAGCCAAAGGGCGAACATCTGATGCGATTAAAAAATTGATGGGTCTGCAAGCGAAAACCGCCAGGCTGGCAAATGGCAAAGATATTCCCATCGAAGAAGTAAAAACCGGAGACATTCTTCTTGTTCGGCCGGGAGAAAAAGTTCCGGTAGACGGCGTCATAGTAAAGGGCAGCTCTTCGATAGATGAATCAATGGTGACGGGAGAAAGTTTACCGGTCGAAAAACAGATTAAAGACACGGTTATCGGGGCGACGATGAACAAAACCGGCAGCTTTGAATTTAAAGCGACCAAAGTGGGAGCGGAAACGATGCTGGCCCAAATCATAAAATTAGTGGAAGAAGCCCAGGGGTCGAAAGCCCCGATCCAGGCCTTCGCGGACAGAATCTCTTCATATTTTGTTCCGGCGGTAATCGGGATTGCTATTCTCACTTTTGTAATTTGGTATTTGATTCTTGGTACTTCTCTGACATTTGCTCTGATGGCTTTTACCGCGGTCATTGTCATCGCCTGTCCTTGTGCTTTGGGTCTGGCCACGCCTACGGCTATCATGGTCGGTACCGGCAAGGGAGCGGAAAACGGAATTTTGGTTAAAGGCGGGGAACCGTTGGAGGCGGCGGAAAAAATTAACGCGATTGTTTTTGATAAAACCGGAACGATCACCCATGGCAAGCCCGAAGTCACGGACATTATTGGGAATAAAGAAACGCTTAAAATCGCGGCCAGTCTGGAAAAACACTCGGAGCATGCTTTGGCGGAAGCGATTGTTAACAAAGCCAAAGAAGACAAATTAACTCTCAGCGAAGTAACAAAGTTTAAAGCCATTCCGGGACAGGGGATTGAAGGCTACATTGGTAAAACCAAATATTTTTTCGGCCGGCCGAAATTAACTTCGGAAATTGAAAACCTGGAAAAACAAGGAAAAACGGTCATGTCGCTAACCGCCAACGGCAAAGTTTTGGGCAGCGTTGCGGTGGCTGATACCGTTAAAGATACTTCTAAAGAAGCGGTCGAAAAACTGCAAAAGTCGGGCATTGCCGTTTACATGATTACCGGCGACAACGCCCGGACGGCCAAAGCCATTGCTTCTCAGGTGGGCATCACTAATATCCTGTCCGAAGTGCTGCCGGAAGACAAGGCTAATGAAGTGAAAAAACTTCAGGAAGCCGGCAAAAAAGTGGCTATGGTCGGGGACGGGATAAACGACGCGCCGGCGTTGGCGCAAGCGGACCTGGGAATTGCCATGGGATCCGGAACGGATGTGGCCATGGAAAGCGGCGGAATTGTGATTATTAAAAATGACTTACGAGATGTGGCCAACGCGATTGATCTTTCCAAAACCACGATGAACAAAATTAAACAAAACATGTTTTTTGCTCTCTTTTATAATGTCATTGGGATTCCGATCGCGGCCCGGGTCTTTATGTTTGCGGGGCTCATTTTGCGGCCTGAATTGGCCGGACTGGCGATGGCTTTAAGTTCTGTTTCGGTTGTCAGTAATTCGCTGCTGCTTCGGGGATATCAACCGGGGAAGAAAAATCTCATCTCGGCCTACGCGCCGATTATCATGGTGGCTCTTTTCGCTCTTCTTTTTGTTCAATTCGCCCGTTTCAGCTCGGGAATAACGGGAATGAAATGA